Proteins from a genomic interval of Equus przewalskii isolate Varuska chromosome 32, EquPr2, whole genome shotgun sequence:
- the VIP gene encoding VIP peptides isoform X2, with amino-acid sequence MEIRSKPQLLVLLALCSMLFSQTLAWPLFGAPSALRLGDRISFEEANEPDQVSLKADTDILQNVLAENDKPYYDVSRNTRHADGVFTSDFSRLLGQISAKKYLESLIGKRVSNNISEDQGPIKRHSDAVFTDNYTRLRKQMAVKKYLNSILNGKRSSEGESPDFLEELEK; translated from the exons ATGGAAATCAGAAGTAAGCCTCAGCTCCTCGTGCTCCTGGCACTTTGTAGCATGCTCTTCTCACAAACATTGGCATGGCCTCTTTTTGGAGCACCTTCTGCTCTGAG GTTGGGTGACAGAATATCATTTGAAGAAGCAAATGAACCTGATCAAGTTTCACTAAAAGCAGACACTGACATCTTGCAAAATGTGTTAGCTGAAAATGACAAACCCTACTATGATGTATCCAG GAACACCAGGCATGCGGATGGAGTTTTCACCAGTGACTTTAGTAGACTCTTGGGTCAAATTTCTGCCAAAAAATACCTTGAGTCCCTTATTGGAAAACGAGTTAG CAATAACATCTCAGAAGACCAGGGACCAATCAAACGCCACTCAGATGCCGTCTTCACTGACAACTATACCCGCCTTCGAAAACAAATGGCTGTAAAGAAATACTTGAACTCAATTCTGAACGGGAAAAGGAg CAGTGAGGGAGAATCTCCTGACTTCCTTGAAgagttagaaaaataa
- the VIP gene encoding VIP peptides isoform X3: MEIRSKPQLLVLLALCSMLFSQTLAWPLFGAPSALSRLGDRISFEEANEPDQVSLKADTDILQNVLAENDKPYYDVSRNTRHADGVFTSDFSRLLGQISAKKYLESLIGKRVSNNISEDQGPIKRHSDAVFTDNYTRLRKQMAVKKYLNSILNGKRSEGESPDFLEELEK; encoded by the exons ATGGAAATCAGAAGTAAGCCTCAGCTCCTCGTGCTCCTGGCACTTTGTAGCATGCTCTTCTCACAAACATTGGCATGGCCTCTTTTTGGAGCACCTTCTGCTCTGAG TAGGTTGGGTGACAGAATATCATTTGAAGAAGCAAATGAACCTGATCAAGTTTCACTAAAAGCAGACACTGACATCTTGCAAAATGTGTTAGCTGAAAATGACAAACCCTACTATGATGTATCCAG GAACACCAGGCATGCGGATGGAGTTTTCACCAGTGACTTTAGTAGACTCTTGGGTCAAATTTCTGCCAAAAAATACCTTGAGTCCCTTATTGGAAAACGAGTTAG CAATAACATCTCAGAAGACCAGGGACCAATCAAACGCCACTCAGATGCCGTCTTCACTGACAACTATACCCGCCTTCGAAAACAAATGGCTGTAAAGAAATACTTGAACTCAATTCTGAACGGGAAAAGGAg TGAGGGAGAATCTCCTGACTTCCTTGAAgagttagaaaaataa
- the VIP gene encoding VIP peptides isoform X1 — protein sequence MEIRSKPQLLVLLALCSMLFSQTLAWPLFGAPSALSRLGDRISFEEANEPDQVSLKADTDILQNVLAENDKPYYDVSRNTRHADGVFTSDFSRLLGQISAKKYLESLIGKRVSNNISEDQGPIKRHSDAVFTDNYTRLRKQMAVKKYLNSILNGKRSSEGESPDFLEELEK from the exons ATGGAAATCAGAAGTAAGCCTCAGCTCCTCGTGCTCCTGGCACTTTGTAGCATGCTCTTCTCACAAACATTGGCATGGCCTCTTTTTGGAGCACCTTCTGCTCTGAG TAGGTTGGGTGACAGAATATCATTTGAAGAAGCAAATGAACCTGATCAAGTTTCACTAAAAGCAGACACTGACATCTTGCAAAATGTGTTAGCTGAAAATGACAAACCCTACTATGATGTATCCAG GAACACCAGGCATGCGGATGGAGTTTTCACCAGTGACTTTAGTAGACTCTTGGGTCAAATTTCTGCCAAAAAATACCTTGAGTCCCTTATTGGAAAACGAGTTAG CAATAACATCTCAGAAGACCAGGGACCAATCAAACGCCACTCAGATGCCGTCTTCACTGACAACTATACCCGCCTTCGAAAACAAATGGCTGTAAAGAAATACTTGAACTCAATTCTGAACGGGAAAAGGAg CAGTGAGGGAGAATCTCCTGACTTCCTTGAAgagttagaaaaataa
- the VIP gene encoding VIP peptides isoform X4 yields the protein MEIRSKPQLLVLLALCSMLFSQTLAWPLFGAPSALRLGDRISFEEANEPDQVSLKADTDILQNVLAENDKPYYDVSRNTRHADGVFTSDFSRLLGQISAKKYLESLIGKRVSNNISEDQGPIKRHSDAVFTDNYTRLRKQMAVKKYLNSILNGKRSEGESPDFLEELEK from the exons ATGGAAATCAGAAGTAAGCCTCAGCTCCTCGTGCTCCTGGCACTTTGTAGCATGCTCTTCTCACAAACATTGGCATGGCCTCTTTTTGGAGCACCTTCTGCTCTGAG GTTGGGTGACAGAATATCATTTGAAGAAGCAAATGAACCTGATCAAGTTTCACTAAAAGCAGACACTGACATCTTGCAAAATGTGTTAGCTGAAAATGACAAACCCTACTATGATGTATCCAG GAACACCAGGCATGCGGATGGAGTTTTCACCAGTGACTTTAGTAGACTCTTGGGTCAAATTTCTGCCAAAAAATACCTTGAGTCCCTTATTGGAAAACGAGTTAG CAATAACATCTCAGAAGACCAGGGACCAATCAAACGCCACTCAGATGCCGTCTTCACTGACAACTATACCCGCCTTCGAAAACAAATGGCTGTAAAGAAATACTTGAACTCAATTCTGAACGGGAAAAGGAg TGAGGGAGAATCTCCTGACTTCCTTGAAgagttagaaaaataa